The following are encoded together in the Pelagibaculum spongiae genome:
- a CDS encoding YcgN family cysteine cluster protein: MREKFWQLPLESLDDAEWEALCDRCGLCCLHKLEDEDQGDIYYTTIHCSRLDKKSGCCTNYGDRQNFRADCLKITPKLLQEHLTWMPPSCTYRRLQEGKGLPQWHPLLTKDAETTHIDGISVRMLPLVEDCDPDDWESYIIDLPDGD, translated from the coding sequence TTGAGAGAGAAGTTCTGGCAGCTGCCATTAGAAAGTTTGGATGATGCAGAGTGGGAAGCATTGTGTGACCGCTGTGGATTGTGCTGTCTACATAAATTAGAAGATGAAGACCAAGGTGATATTTACTACACCACGATTCATTGTTCGCGGTTAGATAAAAAATCGGGCTGCTGTACCAATTACGGTGATCGCCAGAACTTTCGCGCTGACTGTTTGAAAATCACCCCAAAATTATTGCAAGAACATCTCACTTGGATGCCGCCATCCTGTACTTATCGTCGGTTACAAGAAGGTAAAGGTTTGCCGCAATGGCACCCGCTGCTTACTAAAGATGCTGAAACAACGCATATCGATGGTATTTCAGTGAGGATGTTGCCGTTGGTTGAAGATTGCGACCCGGATGATTGGGAAAGTTATATTATTGATCTGCCAGATGGTGATTAG
- a CDS encoding GNAT family N-acetyltransferase, with protein MADLQVRWAKAADLDSIFSMIHDMAAYEGLEHELSIDCARLRAALFGPWPTAEVIVGELDGVVVSYAIFYQTFKTYACLPGIYMDNIYVAQEARGAGVGYKMLCNLAAIAKSRGYFRVEWAVRNANAEALRAYDAYGAERIEGQTKYRLQGRVFDDMTQKFEDWPQQQKCNFGK; from the coding sequence ATGGCTGATTTGCAAGTTCGCTGGGCAAAAGCTGCTGATTTGGATTCAATCTTTAGCATGATTCATGACATGGCTGCATATGAAGGCCTAGAGCATGAATTGAGCATTGATTGCGCGCGCTTGCGTGCTGCTTTGTTTGGCCCTTGGCCAACGGCCGAAGTGATTGTCGGTGAGTTAGATGGTGTAGTCGTTAGCTACGCCATTTTTTATCAAACCTTTAAAACCTACGCTTGCTTGCCAGGTATTTATATGGACAACATTTATGTTGCGCAGGAAGCTCGTGGTGCAGGCGTGGGTTATAAAATGCTGTGTAATTTAGCTGCAATTGCTAAATCTCGAGGCTACTTTCGAGTGGAGTGGGCGGTTAGAAATGCCAATGCTGAAGCCTTGAGAGCTTACGATGCTTATGGCGCCGAGCGGATTGAAGGTCAAACTAAATATCGGCTTCAGGGCCGAGTATTTGATGACATGACCCAGAAGTTTGAAGATTGGCCGCAACAACAAAAGTGTAATTTCGGCAAATGA
- a CDS encoding YcgL domain-containing protein, translating to MNQSAVKACAIYRSSKKQEMYLYVEQEDDFSRVPEALLKLFGTPTHVMNLQLTPERKLARVPVEKVIGNLQANGYYLQQPPQGLNPIQIQGGDNLYG from the coding sequence ATGAATCAGTCAGCAGTAAAAGCATGTGCCATTTATCGCAGTAGCAAGAAACAGGAAATGTATCTCTATGTCGAGCAGGAGGATGATTTCTCCCGCGTTCCTGAGGCGCTGTTAAAACTGTTTGGTACGCCAACGCACGTGATGAATTTACAGCTAACGCCTGAGCGTAAGCTGGCGCGAGTACCTGTAGAAAAGGTCATCGGTAATTTGCAGGCGAATGGATATTACCTGCAGCAGCCTCCGCAGGGGCTGAACCCTATTCAGATTCAAGGAGGAGATAATTTATATGGCTGA
- the minC gene encoding septum site-determining protein MinC: protein MELDLKASVFPLSVVKLNSLDYPQLARILEQKRAMAPGFFNYTPAVLDLQSIDEAPDFNKLKQLLTESGMVPVAIHNASEQQKADASQCGLAILTASQSTNQKQSQPSVKYIEQPVRSGQQIYFPGDLIICAPVGAGAEVIADGNIHIYGALRGRALAGAKGNRSARIYCQQLKAELVSIAGCFQVSEDFPETENKTVEIRLAEDRLQMRTL from the coding sequence ATGGAACTTGATCTGAAAGCCAGCGTCTTTCCGCTGAGTGTTGTCAAACTGAATAGCCTCGATTACCCGCAACTTGCGCGTATTCTCGAACAAAAGCGCGCAATGGCGCCTGGCTTTTTCAATTATACCCCAGCTGTGCTGGATCTTCAGTCGATTGATGAAGCACCTGATTTCAATAAACTCAAACAGTTACTCACCGAATCTGGCATGGTGCCGGTCGCAATTCACAATGCTTCCGAGCAACAAAAAGCCGATGCCAGCCAATGCGGACTGGCCATACTAACAGCCAGCCAGAGCACCAACCAGAAACAGAGTCAACCGAGCGTCAAATACATTGAACAGCCGGTGCGAAGTGGCCAACAAATCTACTTCCCCGGCGATCTGATCATCTGCGCACCGGTGGGTGCTGGCGCTGAAGTGATCGCTGATGGCAATATCCATATCTATGGTGCTTTGCGCGGCCGAGCTTTAGCTGGTGCCAAAGGCAATCGTTCGGCAAGAATATATTGCCAACAATTGAAAGCTGAACTGGTTTCTATTGCAGGATGTTTTCAAGTCAGCGAAGACTTTCCTGAGACAGAAAACAAAACCGTTGAAATAAGGCTTGCCGAAGATCGTTTGCAGATGCGCACACTTTAG
- the minD gene encoding septum site-determining protein MinD: MTKIVVVTSGKGGVGKTTTSAAIATGLARKGHKTAVIDFDIGLRNLDLVMGCERRVVYDFVNVIKGEANLHQAMIKDKHTDNLFVLPASQTRDKDALTREGVEQVLDDLSKMDFEFVVCDSPAGIERGALMALYFADIAIVVTNPEISSVRDSDRILGILQSKSRRAEQGAEPVKEHLLITRYMPQRVATGEMLSVEDIEEILSIPLLGVVPESLAVLKASNSGQPVILDDASDAGQAYDDTVERFLGSELPFRFLKEEKQGFLSRLFGGK, encoded by the coding sequence GTGACCAAGATCGTTGTGGTGACTTCAGGCAAGGGGGGCGTAGGTAAAACTACGACCAGCGCCGCAATTGCAACCGGATTAGCGCGCAAAGGGCATAAAACCGCTGTAATTGACTTTGATATCGGACTCAGAAACTTGGATCTGGTAATGGGATGCGAACGTCGGGTCGTTTACGACTTCGTTAATGTAATCAAAGGTGAAGCAAACCTTCATCAGGCAATGATCAAAGACAAACATACTGATAATTTGTTTGTATTGCCGGCTTCGCAAACTCGCGACAAAGATGCACTCACCCGCGAAGGTGTTGAGCAAGTCCTAGACGACCTTTCCAAAATGGACTTTGAATTTGTAGTTTGTGACTCCCCGGCTGGCATTGAACGAGGCGCACTTATGGCGCTTTATTTTGCTGACATAGCCATTGTTGTCACTAACCCTGAAATATCTTCTGTTCGCGATTCAGACCGTATTTTGGGTATTTTACAGAGCAAGTCTCGCCGAGCTGAGCAAGGTGCCGAGCCAGTGAAGGAACATTTGCTGATTACACGCTATATGCCACAGCGCGTGGCTACTGGCGAAATGCTTTCAGTAGAAGATATTGAAGAAATTTTGTCTATTCCACTTTTAGGAGTAGTTCCTGAATCACTTGCTGTACTTAAAGCGTCTAACTCTGGCCAGCCAGTGATTCTTGATGATGCGAGCGATGCAGGGCAGGCATACGACGATACCGTTGAACGCTTCCTTGGATCAGAACTACCCTTTCGTTTCCTCAAGGAAGAAAAACAGGGCTTTTTAAGCCGGTTGTTCGGAGGTAAATAA
- the minE gene encoding cell division topological specificity factor MinE — translation MSFMDYFRSSSPKKTASVAKERLQIIVAHQRNTRAQRPDFIPQLEKEIIEVIRKYVAVDDEMVKIEVDKTGNYSVLEVNVTLPDQPAGS, via the coding sequence ATGAGCTTTATGGATTATTTTCGATCGTCTAGCCCAAAAAAAACGGCTTCAGTTGCTAAAGAGCGACTGCAGATTATCGTGGCCCACCAAAGAAATACCCGAGCCCAACGACCAGATTTCATCCCTCAATTAGAAAAAGAGATCATCGAAGTCATTCGCAAATATGTTGCGGTTGATGATGAAATGGTGAAAATTGAAGTAGATAAAACCGGTAATTATTCGGTATTGGAAGTGAATGTCACACTGCCAGATCAGCCGGCTGGTTCTTAG
- a CDS encoding AMP-binding protein, protein MEKLWLKSYPEGVPEEIDLGQHRTLVDVFLQSTRDHADQGAFTNIGQTMTYGELEQKTADFAAFLQHGLGLGKGDRVAIMMPNLLQYPVALFGILRAGMVVVNVNPLYTARELKHQLRDSGAETIIIIENFCHTLQKVIEDTPIRNVVTTQLGDLLDFPKSVLINSVVKYVKRMVPAFDLPGRIRFKDALNRGKSMVFKPVDIEPDDIAFLQYTGGTTGVAKGAVLAHCNILANVTQARHWIGPYLSELSDGQIVIVTPLPLYHIFALTANCLTMMMLGGRNILITNPRDIGTFIKAIKNSGMTAITGVNTLFNGLLHHPDFKDVDFSKLKLTLSGGMAAQRSVAEKWQQVTGTTLLEAYGLTETCPAVTINPLDKEAYDGTIGLPLPSTEISIRDDDFNEVPQGEPGELCVRGPQVMKGYWNRPEATAETITPDGWLLTGDVAAMDEKGFFRIVDRKKDMILVSGFNVYPNEIEDVVAMHPSVLEVAAIGVPDARSGESVKLFIARKPGESVTEKEIIAFCKENLTGYKVPRHVEFREELPKTNVGKIIRRELRDEDKAA, encoded by the coding sequence GTGGAAAAACTCTGGCTCAAATCCTACCCAGAAGGTGTTCCTGAGGAGATAGACCTCGGCCAGCATCGAACGCTTGTCGATGTGTTCCTTCAAAGTACCCGAGATCACGCCGATCAAGGTGCCTTCACTAATATTGGTCAAACAATGACCTATGGTGAGCTGGAGCAAAAAACAGCTGATTTCGCTGCGTTTTTACAGCATGGTCTTGGTTTGGGTAAGGGTGATCGCGTAGCGATTATGATGCCAAACCTACTTCAGTACCCGGTGGCATTATTCGGTATTTTGCGTGCGGGCATGGTGGTGGTGAATGTAAATCCGCTTTATACCGCTCGAGAGTTAAAACATCAGTTGCGTGACTCTGGCGCTGAAACAATCATTATTATTGAAAACTTTTGCCACACTTTGCAGAAGGTTATCGAAGACACGCCAATTCGTAATGTCGTTACGACACAATTGGGTGATTTACTGGATTTCCCTAAATCAGTCCTGATCAATTCTGTGGTTAAGTATGTAAAACGAATGGTGCCAGCTTTTGATTTGCCAGGCAGAATTCGTTTTAAAGATGCGCTTAATCGCGGCAAGAGTATGGTATTTAAGCCGGTGGATATTGAGCCGGATGATATCGCTTTCTTACAGTATACCGGTGGCACAACAGGGGTAGCTAAGGGTGCGGTATTAGCTCACTGTAATATTTTGGCTAATGTGACCCAGGCTCGGCACTGGATCGGCCCGTATTTAAGCGAGCTAAGCGATGGGCAAATTGTCATCGTAACGCCTTTGCCGCTTTATCATATCTTCGCACTGACCGCGAATTGCCTGACCATGATGATGCTGGGTGGTCGTAATATTTTAATCACTAATCCACGTGATATTGGCACCTTCATTAAGGCTATTAAAAATAGCGGCATGACGGCAATTACTGGAGTGAATACCCTATTTAATGGTTTGTTGCACCATCCAGATTTTAAAGATGTCGACTTTAGTAAATTGAAACTGACATTGTCTGGCGGTATGGCAGCACAGCGTTCAGTGGCAGAGAAATGGCAGCAGGTTACCGGCACTACTTTGCTGGAAGCTTATGGCCTGACCGAAACTTGCCCGGCTGTTACCATTAATCCATTAGATAAAGAAGCTTATGACGGCACAATTGGTTTGCCGTTACCTTCGACCGAAATTAGTATTCGAGATGATGATTTCAACGAAGTACCGCAAGGTGAGCCAGGCGAGCTTTGTGTTCGTGGTCCTCAGGTAATGAAAGGTTACTGGAATCGCCCAGAAGCAACAGCTGAAACCATCACGCCAGATGGCTGGTTATTAACCGGTGATGTAGCGGCAATGGATGAAAAAGGATTTTTCAGAATTGTTGACCGTAAAAAAGACATGATTTTAGTTTCTGGTTTTAATGTTTATCCGAATGAGATTGAAGATGTGGTTGCAATGCATCCTTCAGTATTGGAAGTTGCCGCAATAGGTGTTCCAGACGCGCGTTCGGGTGAATCAGTTAAGTTGTTTATTGCTCGCAAGCCAGGTGAGTCAGTTACCGAAAAAGAAATCATTGCATTCTGTAAAGAAAATCTGACTGGCTATAAAGTGCCGAGACATGTCGAATTCCGCGAAGAATTACCTAAAACTAATGTGGGTAAGATTATTCGCCGTGAATTGCGAGATGAAGATAAGGCTGCCTAA
- a CDS encoding YfaZ family outer membrane protein gives MKKLKLGFLSLLLLPGVTLASPEISLGLSDHSLSFAVSQSGSEGQWAFASAQITDDEHKLRQAEVGLGVAESLSDQVAAGVGLVAMAQTFDAQNTDFDGIALAVRLSTELKIPGQLGLLAAASIDYAPGITSIQDLDSYQAFRASIAYPLLSRGTIGLGYHNIQSETDSAEDDVTVDEAVTLQLSLQF, from the coding sequence ATGAAAAAACTTAAGCTAGGATTTTTGTCTTTATTACTGTTACCCGGCGTCACTTTAGCCAGCCCGGAAATCAGTTTAGGTCTATCAGACCACAGCCTCTCTTTTGCAGTGAGCCAATCTGGCTCCGAAGGGCAATGGGCCTTTGCTTCTGCCCAAATAACTGATGATGAACATAAGTTGCGACAAGCAGAAGTGGGACTTGGCGTAGCAGAGTCATTGAGTGATCAGGTAGCGGCGGGTGTCGGTTTGGTGGCAATGGCGCAAACTTTTGATGCCCAGAACACAGACTTCGATGGTATTGCACTAGCGGTTCGCCTTTCAACTGAGTTAAAAATCCCCGGTCAGTTAGGTTTATTGGCAGCCGCTTCTATCGATTATGCACCCGGCATTACCAGCATTCAGGATCTGGATAGCTACCAAGCATTTCGTGCATCAATTGCCTACCCATTGCTGAGCCGAGGAACCATTGGCTTGGGGTATCACAATATTCAAAGCGAAACTGACTCAGCTGAAGATGATGTTACGGTTGATGAAGCCGTTACACTCCAGCTAAGCCTGCAGTTTTAA